One Sandaracinaceae bacterium genomic region harbors:
- a CDS encoding DUF4190 domain-containing protein, whose product MNQPPPQTNALAIAAVVSGGLGWVGVPLIASIAAVICGHLARTQIRQTGERGDELAVVGLVLGYAHIVMLCLVTAGLVVFYGGLIAFIAAVGVAGQ is encoded by the coding sequence GTGAACCAGCCGCCTCCCCAGACAAACGCCCTCGCCATCGCCGCCGTCGTCTCGGGCGGCCTCGGGTGGGTGGGCGTGCCGCTCATCGCCTCCATCGCCGCGGTGATCTGCGGTCACCTCGCGCGGACGCAGATTCGCCAGACCGGGGAGCGAGGCGACGAGCTGGCCGTGGTCGGGCTCGTGCTCGGCTACGCGCACATCGTCATGCTCTGCCTCGTGACGGCGGGGCTCGTCGTGTTCTACGGCGGCCTCATCGCGTTCATCGCGGCCGTCGGCGTGGCGGGCCAGTAG